From the Plectropomus leopardus isolate mb chromosome 18, YSFRI_Pleo_2.0, whole genome shotgun sequence genome, one window contains:
- the laptm4b gene encoding lysosomal-associated transmembrane protein 4B, with protein sequence MISPWDRWYSTSCCLCCHVRTGTIILGIWYMLINAVVLLILLSALNDPVQYRYHLTSSELGTDIDVMDDANICIATAISLLMILICGMATYGAYKQHAAWIIPFFCYQIFDFALNTLVAISVVVYPNTVQDYLQQLPGTFPYKEDIMSTNNMCLVFAVLLFIGCILSFKAYLIGCVWNCYRYVSGRGTTEVLVYVTTNDTTVLLPPYEEAIAIPPKEPPPQYMEA encoded by the exons ATGATTTCGCCGTGGGACCGGTGGTACTCGACGAGCTGCTGCCTCTGCTGCCATGTACGGACGGGCACCATTATTCTGGGAATATGGTATATG CTCATCAATGCGGTGGTCTTACTCATCTTGTTGTCGGCTCTCAATGACCCAGTTCAGTACCGCTACCACCTTACCAGCTCTGAGCTGGGGACTGACATAGATGTCATGGACGATGCAA ATATCTGCATTGCCACAGCAATATCCCTGCTCATGATTCTTATATGTGGCATGGCAACATATGGTGCTTACaag CAACATGCTGCGTGGATCATTCCATTCTTCTGCTACCAAATCTTCGACTTTGCCCTTAACACACTGGTAGCCATTAGTGTGGTTGTTTATCCCAACACGGTGCAGGACTACCTCCAGCAGCTG CCGGGGACATTCCCTTACAAAGAGGACATCATGTCCACCAACAATATGTGCCTAGTTTTTGCAGTCCTCCTCTTCATTGGCTGCATCCTCTCCTTCAAG GCCTACCTGATTGGCTGTGTGTGGAACTGCTACAGATACGTGAGCGGCAGGGGCACCACAGAGGTACTGGTTTATGTCACCACCAATGACACCACG GTTCTACTGCCACCATACGAGGAGGCCATAGCCATACCACCGAAGGAGCCCCCTCCTCAGTATATGGAGGCATGA